Below is a genomic region from Fusobacterium nucleatum.
TCAATTATTCCTTCTTTTTTTGTATGTAGAGAAAAGAAAAATATAAATCATTATTTTAACTTTGATATTAGTGAAACTATGCTAGTTGTAACAGAGTATATGAACAATAATATTCTTGATATTTCAACTTTTAAACTATCAAAATCTTCTTTTGATAATGAGGAAGAAGTTGACATTGAAGATAAATATAGTATTGCAAATAGTTATTTGGTAAATATTGAAGATGATATAGAGATTATTTTTACAGGAGATAGCATAAACTTTGATGAATTAGATTTAACAAATAAAAATTATTCATATTTTGAAGTTGAAAGTTTAGATTTTACTAAATATCTTAATTTTTTACCCGATGATATAAAAAATAAATATTCTCTTTACTATGTAAATACTAAATATTTGTATGCTCTTTTAATAATTTCAATTATAACAGTCTTATCAACAATAATACTTTATCATAATATCCATAAATCAGAGGAAAAATTGGAACAGCTAGAGGCTGAAAGTTCAAGCCTTGAAGATGAAATTAATGAGGCAAGAAATGAAATGGAAGAAATTGAAAAGCAACATAAGGACTTATTGGAATATATAGAAAAGGAAGAATATAAAGATTTTAAAATAAGTTCTCTTTTAGAAGAATTGAGTTATCTATGTCCAAGTGGAGTGAAGATTTCTTCAATAGAATATGATGAAAATAAAATTTTTAATATAGAGGGAAGCACAGGAAAAATTGATAATGTAGTTAAGTTTTTAGAAAATATTACAAATTCTAAAAATTTTAAACTATATAACTATGACTATATTTTGAGAAAAGAAAATGAAATTGAATTTAAACTTGAAATTAAATACTTTTAGGTGGTTTTATGGATTTAGATTTAAAAAATAAAAATTTAAAAATAATACTTTTAATTTTCCTATATCTTTTAGCTTTTTATTTTCTCATCTTTAAAAATATTTTAAGGTTGAGTGAAATAAAAGAATTGGTGGAACAAGAAGATATAAAAATAGGCAAGTTAAATTATGAAAAAAATGTTGTTTTAAAGGCACTTGATATAAAAAGAAAGGATTTTGAAAAGGATAGAGAAAAAATTGAAAATCAGGAAGAAAAATCTGATAAAGATGAATTTGATAATATTCCTAGCTTATTTAACTATATAGAAGAAAAGATTTCTAAAAATAATATTATTTTTCAAAGTTTTGGAAGAAGTAGAAAAGATGGAGATAAATTAAAAGTAGCTATGTCTTTTTATGGAAGTGAAGGAAATATTAAAAATTTTTTTAGAGAAATAGATAATGAAAATTATGATATTAACTTTTCTTCCTCATATCTAAAAATTAGTGTAAATAATAATTTACTAGAAGTAAAAACAACTTTAT
It encodes:
- a CDS encoding PilN domain-containing protein, producing the protein MFKKILPLSHIDDIEKRVRNTVLNLENKFFSIFKIQIENIINEEDRKEKIEDRLEVIFPRYNSDDFVLRYEILKKDRKKENIVVYLLDLALLNDYIIDDMKDYSFISIIPSFFVCREKKNINHYFNFDISETMLVVTEYMNNNILDISTFKLSKSSFDNEEEVDIEDKYSIANSYLVNIEDDIEIIFTGDSINFDELDLTNKNYSYFEVESLDFTKYLNFLPDDIKNKYSLYYVNTKYLYALLIISIITVLSTIILYHNIHKSEEKLEQLEAESSSLEDEINEARNEMEEIEKQHKDLLEYIEKEEYKDFKISSLLEELSYLCPSGVKISSIEYDENKIFNIEGSTGKIDNVVKFLENITNSKNFKLYNYDYILRKENEIEFKLEIKYF